The genomic window CCGACTACGACGACTTTGTGAATGCGATCCGCAGTGCCCGCAGCGCCTTCTGCCTGACACCCATGGGCATGATGCAGTTCAACGACATCCTGCAGAACCTCAAGCGCAGCAAACAGACCAAGGAGCTGTGGCAGCGGGTCTCACTCGAGATGACCACCTTCTCCCCCTGAGTCTAGCCCCGCTAGGGCCTTATACAGGGACACAGGCCTGTGGCTATGGGGGTCCCTCACAAAGGGGGAGTGAATCTTGGCTGGACAGATCATCCTCACTCAGTTCCCTGGTAACCCAGGCTGGCAGCTGCTCTTGGGCTGTAGCTTGGGGCCAAGATGTCTCAGACCCTAGAAGCCTAGGGTTGGGGGAGACAGCCCTGTCTGGGAGGGGGCGTTGGGTGGCCTCTGGTATTTATTtggcatttataaatatataaactccTTTTTTACTCTAGTCTGCCTGGGCCTTTCCCTTCTTTCCCTCCATGtgcagatgaaccttgaaatGAGGCAGGGGAAAAGTCTGATATTTATTCTAGGTTTCTCCCACTCCAGTGAggcagataaaacagaaaaataaggatGTTTATTAAGGACATTTCTAGCCCACAGCTAGGGCTCATACTCAGCTCTATGAGCCACTGTCCGACCTCATCCCCATTCAATGTGAATGACATAGGGAGGCCAGGCCACAGGTAGATCCCATTGATCCCACAGTAAGGGGTCCCTCCCATAGTCAGGTATAAATACATACACTGCTGGGGATGAAGAGGGAAATCATTGGATTAAGACGTTCCTCTACACCCTGCCTGGACCCTCTCATTCCTTCCCACCTTCTAAGACCATGGGTTGAAGGTGCCTAGTACCATGATGTGGGGTATCAAGGGAAGCCCCTTTATTAGACCCCATAGCTATGGGAAAGGGATGCCCTTCCCTTCTTAGCCATCCCAGGCCTGGGGGCCACTGAGGTAGAAGGGGGAGGGGCCAGGCCACTCTCATACCCCTTGTGGGCCCTGCTCTGGGCTTGTGACTCAGGGAAGCAGGGGCTTTTTGCTGGTACAGGATGCTGGAACATCAGCCCAGACTGGAATGCTGCAGTTCTTCCCGAAGCCATGAGGGCATTGGCTGTCCAAGCCGGCTCAGCAGCTTCGACAGTTCCAAGTTGTGGTTCCGGAAAAAATCCACAAGGAAAAGGCGGGACTGATAGGAGaaaaatgaaggcagaaatggTTAAGAGTGGGACACAAAATCAGATCTCAGAGGTGGGAGAGGAATATTCTGCCCCGGGCTTTACTTACCTCAGTGTCCATATCTGGGTACCTCCGGCCTTTGCTCTTGCCTAGACAGCGAGTCTTACCGCCTTCAAGTCCCTGGCACCAGAATCCCTTATCTTCATCAAACCTGCTCGACAGGAAGAGGCCATTAGGtggcagggagaaaagaaatCCAAGCCCCATAAAGGTACACTACCTTTCCCAGCCCCCGGGGACACGTCTCTCCTTGTGAGACAGGCAAATCCATGTCTCTTCCAAACAGACATGGTCAACCtgcttccccatttcccccatagTCCTCCTCCCCTGGGTCATGCTCTCCCACCTGAGGGTCCGTGTGTAGTTCAGAAAGGGTGTGATACCCAGGAACTTCTGGATATTCTCCATTGAGGCAGCTGGGTTGGTACGCAGCTCTTGCCCATCCACAATCAGCAACTAAAGGAAGAGGGATGTGGTTCCTACTGTATTCCTTAGGAGCCTCTGGGCTGAAgggaagaggtggggaagggagacCCCAGTGAGGGCTATTGGGGAATTGTACCTGTCCAGAGGGGTAGTAAGTCAGCCAGCGTTGTAGATGGGTGGAATAGTAGCCAGGGACAAGACAGCGGTTCTGCAGGGAGCGAAGTGCCAGAGGGGCCTGGGAAGAGGCTGAAATCACCTGGTAGAAGGTATAGTTCAGAGCAACTGGGTCTCCATGTGCTCGCTGGTGCTGGAGGACAAGGAATAGGAAGGGAAGGGATTGGTGGTGTGACAAAATTATTCTGCCCTTACTCCTGTCTGGTGAACAGACAGCACAGGCACCCCTCCCCAAGGCACTAGTTTCCCTACCCTCATTCCCTTAAGCCTTAATGTGCCCCTAGCTTCAGGCTCACCTGGTACCAGGAGTAGGCCCTGTCAGCAGGGTTGGTGAGCACAGTGATGATTTTAGCTCGTGGCAGGAGGGCAGCCCCCCGCCGTGGTACAACCTCTGAATCAAAGTAGGTAGCACTTTTTTCAAAGAGGAAATCAGTGCTGGCATTGGAAGGGACAGGAAAGAAGTCCATGTACCTAGGAAGTAgcacagaggagaggcagagaattTGCAGAGTAAAGGGGCCAGACATCTGTGCTGGTAGAAGGTGGAATGGGATATTCTCGGGGAAGGGAGAGCTCTGAGAAGCATTCCAAGGGTGCCCAGTCTCACCAGTCAATGCCCTTGTGGTAATTAGGGCCGTTGAAGAACTGAATCTCCTCAAAGGTGCTGGGACTGGGGAAGCTGCTGGTCACAGCTGGGTGCAGGCTCAGGAAGAAGTGAATAGCTGTGGTCCCTAAATGGGAAAGAAAGTACAGGCCATTGTAGGAGAGCAGCAGCTCAACAACATGGcttgaaggaggtgagaaaaTAACCACTCTGGGTAGTAAAATCCCCTTTGGCCAAACTAGAGTGAGAGAAGGAAAGTCTGAGAGGCCCGGGGAAGGgttaaaacagtggttctcagccttgaCTGTGCATCACAATCACTTGTGGATCttaccaaataaacaaaaaacaaaaaagaactccacaggtgattctgatatacCAGGGTTAAGAATCATAAGAATCACTGTCTCAAGAGACTGGATTAATAAGAGATGGGTATGAGAAGGGAGTTCCTTGGCCAAAAAATCCTTTGGGTTTAAGGCAAGGCAAGAAAAGTTGGCTAAGGATGATTCACCTGTCTTCTGGGGTCCCACAATGAGGAACTTGGGGAGCCGATCACAGGTTTTCTCCTTGGACCATATATCTTTGTGTCTCTTGTCGTCACAGGGATTCTGACGGTGAGGCCAAGAATCAGATAAGGCCCAATCTTTCCttcaacccccacccccatcatgtCTCTGGTCAGCCTGAGCTCCACTCATACCTGCCAAAGGGGGCTTCGCTCTTGAGGGAAGAGGTCAAAGTACTTTTGTGCAAGAGGGACTGGAGGAAGGGTCTGTAGACGCAGCCGTGTCCAGCACTGGAGGAAGCGCACCAGGCTCTCAAAGGTGTACAGGCCCAGGCGATCATTTCCATAATTGGACAGATGCGTCATAAAGATGCTAATCTGTAAGGGGGTGCCTGCATGTCAGATTTGGAGAGCCTACCCCACCTCAGAATCAGGCTTGGTGAGCAAAAGTCCCAGCCTGCAGACACTTTGGCTCACCAATCTTCTAGCCCTTCCTCTAGGCACCTTACCGGATTAAGCAGCACCGTCAGAAAGAGCTCTCCACCTTGGATGCTCCGGTCTAGTTCACGAGAGCCTCCAGGGTACTCATTATAGAAGATTGTGTGAGTGAAGAGGCCACATGTCTGCCGTGGCAGCACCTGGAGAGAAAACAAGGAACAGGGATAGATGAAATTTGAAAGGTAGAATGTGAAGTAGATGAAGGACAAAAATCCTGAAGCATTAGGATTCCCTGCATTTGTAGAGGACTAAGTCTTAAGTTATAGCAATAAAGCTCTTACTATGTGCATTATGACTCTTCACCCCTCTACCCCCTATTATGTGGATGAACTTGGACTGGAAGCTGACAAGACAAAGGTCAATGCAGGTTGGGGGCTGTCTAAATGTGAGAGTTTGATTCAAGTTTGTATGGGGAGTCCCTCACCATAATGCCATTGTGAATGAAGCCACGGCGGTAGCGGGCAGGGCGGAGATGGGGATACTCCTCAGTGCTGGTCACCTGGATGCCCCACACAGATTTCCAGGCCTCATAGAGCTGCGTGTGGATAGGGTACACGCCCGAGTGGTGGGGGGCCACAGCATACCCCAGATCCGTGGGAATCCCATGCTCCTGGGAATGGCACAGACTCTCACCAGGACCTGGTGAGGTTTGGGGTGTAGCGGGTAAAGAGGGTGGGGATGCctccacagaaagaaaaatggagagggTAGGGAAAGGGTACCCCCTTAGGGGAAAGTTGAAAAGGAAGCATTATTTCTGGGGAAAAGTATGGGGAAGAGAGATCCAAGGGTCTCACCAGAGCAAACTGTTTGTTGAGCCTCATCTGGTCAGCCAGCACGGAGCGATTGTGGAACAGGTGTGGCTGCATGTGGCTCCACATGTGGGGGAACCACCAGAACTCTTTGCGGTGCTTCAGCAGCATGTCgtcccctgcatcctcctcctctgtccctaTGACCACACACTGACCACTGACCACAGCAAGTCAGCCCCTGTGCCCTCCTTTTTCTGCAACAACACTGACCAGCTTCCATCCTGGGAACAACATTGCTGACCTCTGCCCACCTAAGACTGTATTTGCCCCACTACCAACTTGCCCTCCAGCCACCCATGCAAACCTAAATTCATACCCACTGCAAGCTCCTCACAGTACTCTGACCCCAAACCTTGCCCCTCTTCTCCAGCTTGTCTGCCCAGGAAGATGGACAGTGAAGGGACAGATCAAACTAAGACTGACATGCTGAAGGAGCAAGGGAGTAGGCTCACCAGTATGATAGAACTTGCCCGAGAAGCCCAAGTTGAAGGTGAAGTTGGGGACTAAGGTCCTGAGTTTGTTCTGGGTGGTCAACAGAGCCTGGGAAGAGTAGCAGGGACATGAGAAATCAGGAGAGAGCAGACTGagcaggagaaaaatgagaagtagcattcttcctgcctggaaaggGCAGGGTGTATACCTATGACAAGCTCAGAATCAAGGAAGGGAGTCTGATAGGACAGAGCTTCAAACAACTTCTAAGGAAAGCAATTTGCGTCAACAAAAAGACTGACCTCAACATCAGCCACCTTCATGCGGGTACCTTCCTTGCCCACAAAGATGTCATCGATGTCTACCAAGATGTAGCGGTCAAGGTCCAGGCAGAGGCGCTTGCCAGTGAGGTATGCAACAGCATCGACAAAAACAAGTTTGTGAAGCCAGAAGGAGAGGCCATGGCCAAAGAGCACTCGCTGGATGCCATCATGAAGCCCCAGGTCCTGTACCACAGTGGGAAGGTGGGCCCGGCGAGGCACCACTCCTGGCATGGGGGGCTCAGCTGGCCGAAGGCTAGCAAGAAGCACTGGTTCATATGTACTATGATTGGACTGGAAAATGGTCCAGTCATCACCAGGCAGGGGCCCAGGCTCCAGGCGGCTGGGGCGTGTGAGATGCAGTAGCGGGGCAGAAGGATTCACTTGGTAGTCCTGGAGCCCCAAATTTGAGTGTAGAAAAAGGGGAAAGCCCTTGAGCTGGGCACTCAGTAGGCTATGCTCATGTGCTCGGAAAAAGCCAATGATGCCCACACCATACTCCACACAGTACCGGTCTAGCAGTTCCCGACTCCAGGCATCCAGGTTGACATATTTCAGCAAGTTCTCATAAATGACCAAGACATAGCGGCCACGGGTATGATCAGTCAGTGTAGGCATGTCCCCTCGGCCAGGTGCCAGCTCAGTGCTGTAACGAAAACGACTAGACTCCAAGATGGCCACAATCTCCTGCCCCAGCTGTGAGTATGCACTCTCCACAAACACAAGGACCACAGGTTCCGTTCGAGCTGTCTCTGGAGGCCTCGGGGGCCGGGGTGGGAGTGGAGGCCGTACAGGGCCAGGGCCAGCTGCCCCACCACTACTACTACAGTCTCCCAAGGGCAGGGGCAAGGGTTCCTTGGCCTTGGGGCTGGTAGATACATAGTAAGCCAGGAAGCCCATGGAGCCCAGACTGAAAGCGATCAGCAGCAGTATGAGGCGGTGCAGTTCCAGCTGCCGAGCTGGGCGTACCACCTTCCACAGCTTGAGCATGGCGGGGGAGCGGACGGAGGAACGGGGACCACCTCAGGGGATGGGAAGTAGGAGTTCTATAGGCTGGGGCTCTCTTGGGAGAGTGGAAGGATGGAAAAATAGGGGAAAGGGATTCCTGCAAGGTCAGTTCCCTGAAGAGGTGGAGACTAGTCCCCTTAGAATAGGGTAGGGGAGGTAGACAGGGCAACAGGGGGCAAGTGGACAGAGTCCATTGGTCTCAGGTCACCATGGCCCACTGGCCCATGGCTTCAGGATGCAAATCTAGCCAGGCTCCACCTTCAGTCCTGGCTGAGCTCCTCACGTCAGAGGTCAGCAAAGTTCACAATCTTTGCCCTCACTATCTGTAAGACAGAGAAATTGATGGGTTACTTCTCTCCTTGAAACTGTGTCATTAATCTATTCCCCCTCTTCACCCCATCTCTCTTACCTCCTGCTCACAGGATGATTTGTTCTCCAAAAAAAAGCTCCTGTAGAAAAACAACACAATCTGAGTCTCATACCTTAGCTTCACAGCTTGTTCCATTTCTTAGAATACTGTCTAAATTCTCCTCCCTGCGCTAAGCTCAGAGTTAGAGCAGTATATTCAAGGACAGGAAGGGAACAAATCTCCTATCAACAAGAGGCCAAACAGCCCAGGAGGCTGAAAATGAACCTGCTCTGAAAGGAGTTCCCAGCTGGTAACAGTACAGTTGGCCAGCCAGCAGGAGCTCTGGTCTTCCTGTGAGGAAGGGACGGAAAGCCCCATAAGTCCTGAGCTCCAACAAAATATCAGATAAGAGGAAACTCACGAGTctgttaatcttcctcaccaatcaGACGCAACACCACAGGCTAACGGCACTAACGAACTTGCAGTCAGGTGGACACTATGGTGGGGGAATtcgagaggaaagagaaatggtGCTAAAAACAGAGCAAACTGAGTGGGGCTGGATAACAGAAAGTAACAGGAGCTTAAGTCGTATCCAATCAATAATAGAGAAGAACAGTAAGATCAGAAAACAGTTTTAAGGACACAATTTTGGagacttttttccttaaatagaCAGACTGCTTCTAGAAACTTTGTCGCTCTCCCCACCTTAGTCACTCCGAGTTGGGCCAGTGGCTGGCAATCCCTCTCTACcacccaccccccaacacacacatctCAGGAGTGATTAGGCAAAGACAGGGCCCTTCAGAATTGAGAGAGATGATTTAAGAGTAGTTCATCTCTGGCATGGGTAAAGCTAACTGACATGAAGAGAGAGCTGGGAGAGGATCAAAACGGCGCTAGGAAGGAGTAAATTGTAAGAATTAGAGGAAATTCTTTAGGGAAAACACTAGTGAGAAGAAGTCACTGAGAGGAAGCAGATATTCAGGATGTGTCACCCATAATGTTAAGAATAGTTAACATTTACTAAGAGCTTACTCTTTGCCACACATTCTTCTAAGAGCTTTCCGTATATTTAACGCTCACACCAGCTCTAAGAGGTaagaggtagatactattatcaaCCCCATCTTACATATGAGTAATTTGGCGTCCAGAGAAGCTTAGTaatttgcccaggatcacacagctcaGTCAGTGAAGGAACTGGGATTCAAAGTCAGGCCTGTCAAGCTCCATAGccctgctcttaaccactgcattTTAGCTTCGTACCTAGAAGCAGCAGCAACACTTAGGGCAGGGGTGCTGAGGGCGTACTGGCGTAGGGTGTGGGGTGGGATGATGAACACCGAAGCAGGAACCCGGGGTGAGGGGGACGCTGTATGAGTGTGCAGCAGTGCCAGGTTTCTGAGGGAGAAACCAAAGGGGTCgtccaggcctgggctgggagagAGCAACAGTGACAGCGACTGGGGAAGCGGGGGCGTGGGCCGCGCGCTGGAGACAAGCAGTGAGGtgctgtgggaggagggggaacCGAGTAGCGACACGGGCAGGGGGGCTAGCACACTGGGGTCACGTTGGAGGAAGCCGGCTGAGGAGGAATACGAGGTCACAG from Equus asinus isolate D_3611 breed Donkey chromosome 2, EquAss-T2T_v2, whole genome shotgun sequence includes these protein-coding regions:
- the NDST2 gene encoding bifunctional heparan sulfate N-deacetylase/N-sulfotransferase 2 isoform X1; translated protein: MLKLWKVVRPARQLELHRLILLLIAFSLGSMGFLAYYVSTSPKAKEPLPLPLGDCSSSGGAAGPGPVRPPLPPRPPRPPETARTEPVVLVFVESAYSQLGQEIVAILESSRFRYSTELAPGRGDMPTLTDHTRGRYVLVIYENLLKYVNLDAWSRELLDRYCVEYGVGIIGFFRAHEHSLLSAQLKGFPLFLHSNLGLQDYQVNPSAPLLHLTRPSRLEPGPLPGDDWTIFQSNHSTYEPVLLASLRPAEPPMPGVVPRRAHLPTVVQDLGLHDGIQRVLFGHGLSFWLHKLVFVDAVAYLTGKRLCLDLDRYILVDIDDIFVGKEGTRMKVADVEALLTTQNKLRTLVPNFTFNLGFSGKFYHTGTEEEDAGDDMLLKHRKEFWWFPHMWSHMQPHLFHNRSVLADQMRLNKQFALEHGIPTDLGYAVAPHHSGVYPIHTQLYEAWKSVWGIQVTSTEEYPHLRPARYRRGFIHNGIMVLPRQTCGLFTHTIFYNEYPGGSRELDRSIQGGELFLTVLLNPISIFMTHLSNYGNDRLGLYTFESLVRFLQCWTRLRLQTLPPVPLAQKYFDLFPQERSPLWQNPCDDKRHKDIWSKEKTCDRLPKFLIVGPQKTGTTAIHFFLSLHPAVTSSFPSPSTFEEIQFFNGPNYHKGIDWYMDFFPVPSNASTDFLFEKSATYFDSEVVPRRGAALLPRAKIITVLTNPADRAYSWYQHQRAHGDPVALNYTFYQVISASSQAPLALRSLQNRCLVPGYYSTHLQRWLTYYPSGQLLIVDGQELRTNPAASMENIQKFLGITPFLNYTRTLRFDEDKGFWCQGLEGGKTRCLGKSKGRRYPDMDTESRLFLVDFFRNHNLELSKLLSRLGQPMPSWLREELQHSSLG
- the NDST2 gene encoding bifunctional heparan sulfate N-deacetylase/N-sulfotransferase 2 isoform X2, whose amino-acid sequence is MLKLWKVVRPARQLELHRLILLLIAFSLGSMGFLAYYVSTSPKAKEPLPLPLGDCSSSGGAAGPGPVRPPLPPRPPRPPETARTEPVVLVFVESAYSQLGQEIVAILESSRFRYSTELAPGRGDMPTLTDHTRGRYVLVIYENLLKYVNLDAWSRELLDRYCVEYGVGIIGFFRAHEHSLLSAQLKGFPLFLHSNLGLQDYQVNPSAPLLHLTRPSRLEPGPLPGDDWTIFQSNHSTYEPVLLASLRPAEPPMPGVVPRRAHLPTVVQDLGLHDGIQRVLFGHGLSFWLHKLVFVDAVAYLTGKRLCLDLDRYILVDIDDIFVGKEGTRMKVADVEALLTTQNKLRTLVPNFTFNLGFSGKFYHTGTEEEDAGDDMLLKHRKEFWWFPHMWSHMQPHLFHNRSVLADQMRLNKQFALLYEAWKSVWGIQVTSTEEYPHLRPARYRRGFIHNGIMVLPRQTCGLFTHTIFYNEYPGGSRELDRSIQGGELFLTVLLNPISIFMTHLSNYGNDRLGLYTFESLVRFLQCWTRLRLQTLPPVPLAQKYFDLFPQERSPLWQNPCDDKRHKDIWSKEKTCDRLPKFLIVGPQKTGTTAIHFFLSLHPAVTSSFPSPSTFEEIQFFNGPNYHKGIDWYMDFFPVPSNASTDFLFEKSATYFDSEVVPRRGAALLPRAKIITVLTNPADRAYSWYQHQRAHGDPVALNYTFYQVISASSQAPLALRSLQNRCLVPGYYSTHLQRWLTYYPSGQLLIVDGQELRTNPAASMENIQKFLGITPFLNYTRTLRFDEDKGFWCQGLEGGKTRCLGKSKGRRYPDMDTESRLFLVDFFRNHNLELSKLLSRLGQPMPSWLREELQHSSLG
- the NDST2 gene encoding bifunctional heparan sulfate N-deacetylase/N-sulfotransferase 2 isoform X3, with the translated sequence MLKLWKVVRPARQLELHRLILLLIAFSLGSMGFLAYYVSTSPKAKEPLPLPLGDCSSSGGAAGPGPVRPPLPPRPPRPPETARTEPVVLVFVESAYSQLGQEIVAILESSRFRYSTELAPGRGDMPTLTDHTRGRYVLVIYENLLKYVNLDAWSRELLDRYCVEYGVGIIGFFRAHEHSLLSAQLKGFPLFLHSNLGLQDYQVNPSAPLLHLTRPSRLEPGPLPGDDWTIFQSNHSTYEPVLLASLRPAEPPMPGVVPRRAHLPTVVQDLGLHDGIQRVLFGHGLSFWLHKLVFVDAVAYLTGKRLCLDLDRYILVDIDDIFVGKEGTRMKVADVEALLTTQNKLRTLVPNFTFNLGFSGKFYHTGTEEEDAGDDMLLKHRKEFWWFPHMWSHMQPHLFHNRSVLADQMRLNKQFALEHGIPTDLGYAVAPHHSGVYPIHTQLYEAWKSVWGIQVTSTEEYPHLRPARYRRGFIHNGIMVLPRQTCGLFTHTIFYNEYPGGSRELDRSIQGGELFLTVLLNPISIFMTHLSNYGNDRLGLYTFESLVRFLQCWTRLRLQTLPPVPLAQKYFDLFPQERSPLWQNPCDDKRHKDIWSKEKTCDRLPKFLIVGPQKTGTTAIHFFLSLHPAVTSSFPSPSTFEEIQFFNGPNYHKGIDWYMDFFPVPSNASTDFLFEKSATYFDSEVVPRRGAALLPRAKIITVLTNPADRAYSWYQHQRAHGDPVALNYTFYQVISASSQAPLALRSLQNRCLVPGYYSTHLQRWLTYYPSGQLLIVDGQELRTNPAASMENIQKFLGLMKIRDSGARDLKAVRLAV